TCTACCCTTGAGGTCTCCTCTTAGTTTTCCATGCACTGATATCCCCACTCTGCTTCTTGGCTATCTTTAAAGATAGCTTCTAGCTATCTTTATTGTTTTGGAGTTGAGCCTGATCTCTCTTCCCTATTGCAATGTCCCTAACTGCAATAGTCTTGAGTAAAGTCTTCCTTAACATTTTAACAAGCGTcaggttaattttttaatagaagcagCCTATGGAAGAAGTCCACATAGCGAGTTACtaaggcctcctgccaacagccagcccAACTTTAGATCACTGCAGCTTCAGacaggcttttttaaaaaaaaaaaaaataaatttatttatttatttttggccgtgttgggtcttcgttgctgcgcgtggactttctctagttgcggcgagccggcaccgctcttctttgcggtgcatgggcttctcattgcagtgggcttcagtagttgtggcacgcgggctcagtagttgtggcgcatgggcttacttgctctgcagcatgtgggatcttcctggaccagggctcgaacccgtgtcccctgcattggcaggtggattcttaaccactgtgccaccaggaaagcccttcaGACAGTCTTTAGTGTGCTCTTCTGAGGGATCCTGAACCAGAATCACCCAACTAAgctgctcctgaattcctgaccaacagaagctgtgagataataaatgtttgttgttttaagtcaccaagttttgGGGGTAATCTAatatgtagcaatagataactaatacatctGACTACCACATTAAATAGTAAATTGGGGGTTATGAGAAACATCAATGTTCAGTTagttaaatataagacaaaatagtttttatggcaacacttttatttttaaacttttttggtgCTTTTCACAGTAAGTGCATTAAATACATTCTAGATAGACTATCTGTGTTGGTAGAGACTTCTAAAGCTCAACTTATTTACACAATGGGAAATGCAGGCTGGGAGAGAGTAACTGGTTTATCCAATGCTaggagtcatttatttttatttttattttttatttttggctgcacctcatggcttttgggatcttagttcctcgaccagggattgatcccagGCCTGAGGCGgagaaagcgccaagtcctatccactagactgccaggggattccccCTGGGAGTCATTTAAAATCTGCATATCCTGATTTACAATTCAgtgctttttgtgtgttttttatgcCACTCAAGACATggtgcagaaagagaaatttgagaTATTATGTCTATACTGTTAAGGAATTGTcatagtctgtttgggctgctataacagagtaccatagactgggaggcttagacaacaaatatttatttctcacagttctggacacTGGGAAGTCCATGATTAAGGCACCAGAAGATTCAGTATCTGGTGAAGGCCTGCTTCCTGCTTCATAGATGGCTGTGTTCTCACTGTGTCTCACATTgtagaagggaactttctggggtttCTTTCATAAAAGTactaatcccattcgtgagggctctaccctcgtgacctaatcacctcccaaacaccccacctcctaataccatcacattggggattaagaTTTCACCATGAATTTTGgcggggacacaaacattcagtccataacaggaaTTATAGTGTATACTAAGTTAAAAAAACACtaggaggaacttccctggtggtccagtggttgagaatccacgcttccactgcaaggggcacgggtttgatccctggttggggaactaagatcccgcatgccgcacggagcagacaaaaaccaaacaaaaaacaaaacccccaaaactagGAATAAGAACACTAGGAAGACACTAGAAAGAGCTATGTACAGAAAAATTTGTATGTCCTATTAGATATGGCAGAGTCAGTTTTTCAAATGTAACATctataagatgttatggaaaagcCCAAACAAACTTCTTGGCCAACTCAATATTATACATAAATAGAGAcgcaacaaggatttattgtatagcacagggaattatattcaatatcttgtaataacctataatggaatataatcctcaaaaaaactgaatcactttactgtatacctaATAGTAACACAATGctgtaaatcagctacacttcaattgaaaaaaagtaTTAAGCGTTTCTCAAACTACTGCCAAAATTATTTTGGTCTCCTGGCTTCCGAGCTTGTTCTCCTTCTAATCTATTCTCTAAACTGCAATCGGGATattctttataaaatgtaaatctgataaTATTCTCCTGTCTAAAACCATCCAATGGCTTCCATTGTCattagaataaagtaaaaaaaaaatttttttttaatttatttatttttggctgtgttgggtcttcgttgctgcacgggctttctctagttgccgtgagcaggggctactcttcgttgtggtgcgcgggcttcttattgctgtggcttctcctgttgtagagcacgggctctaggcacacgggcttcagtagttgtggcaggtgggctaagtagttgtggcttgtgggctctagagtgcaggctcagtagttgtggtgcacgggcttagttgctccacggcatgtgggatcttcccagaccagggcttgaagccgtgtaccctgcattggcaggcagattcttaaccactgcaccaccagggaagtcctaaagtaAAAATTCTTAACATGGACATTGCAGCCTTGAGTAAGCTGCCTGTTTATTTATCTAACTTAACTTTGCAGCTACTGACAAAACCTCTCTCCTTTACCAAATCAGAGTctggctcctctgagccctcctcTTGACTAGGCTCTGACATTGGGCTCTGCCCTTGGTCTGCTTAGTCCAGTTTTAGTAGGAATTCTGCTGAGTCAGTTAGTGAAAATCTCACCTTTGGTATCTGAACGTCCTCTGTTATATCTGATAAAATTCCTCATCCTCCACGGTCAATATCTTACCACCCCTGGCCCGCCTTCAGTAAGAATCCTGTTGAGTCAGTCTAGCAAGAATATCTATTATCcctaatgtttttatttagtaGTTTTCCATTCACTGACCCTCACCCTGCTACTTGGCTGTaaccgccccgccccacccttgTCCTTGTTGTGTTTGgagttgagcccaatctctctcccctactaCAAAACCCCCATTGCAGCAATCCCTTTTGAATAAATCTTCCTTACTGTCTTTAATGCatgtcatgaataattttttctttaacactacTCCCCCATAATCTTTTAGTTCCTGCTGAACCGGACTTCTTTCTCCTGCCACAGGACTTTTGCACATGTGATTCCTTTGcctatgatttcatttttccagATAACTACTATTGTTCTTCAAACTAGGCATCATTTTCTCAGGGAGTATTCCCTGAACCCCAAGGCTATTATTAGCTCTCATGCTAGATGTTCCATGACACCCTTTATTTCTTAACACTCTTCACACTTGCAATTTGTTGTTCACTGTGAACTCCAAATAAGGTTAAAGGCCACGTTGGCCTTGTTTGCCAGTGTGCCCAACGCTAGTATTGACTAGTACATAGGAGACACTCAAATATTAGCTGAAGGTATGAGTAAACACACACACGAGATCAACAAACTTAAACAAAAAACTCACAAACATACAAAGAATGGAGTTGCTTatgatgtttaatttttatgttcacttatatttttaatatagcatTAATAATGCAGAAGTCAAAGATTGACTTAGTCTTTAATTTCTATCAACTACAGTTTTGGTGTCATTCTATGAAACTGAGAAATCTTTTCAAAAGAAGAGCCTCTAACTAGACTACTCTTAATTTGACTAATActgtaaaatattaatgatagtaCTGACTGACTTCCGGGTTCATCAATAGGCTACTGAAGAGAAtatactcactttttaaaaaagttaacaaaTCAAATTTCAAGCCAGAACATACTGCCTATGAGTTGGaagtattctttttcttctagcaTCTACATTAGCAAAGTTTCAGTGGGACAAAACAATCTTAGATGGCAAAAAAGTAACTTAAgcactttgctttctttttgtggAGCTTCTAGTTACTATGGGCACTCGAGAGAAATTAATAGCTGCTTTGGCTTTCAAAGCTTttctaaagtatttaaaaattgacTGAAGGCTAGAGGAAGGGGCTAAGTTGTGTTTTTCTGTACCAGCAGAAACCATGGGAAACTCCTTTTTCAAAACGGTAGCTGCAGGTTTATCCAAAGGCTTTGGACTTGTCACCCATTCACGGCAGTGGTGCTTTATCCATGCTAATAACTGGATGTCACTCCCCAGCTGGTGTCCTACGTGATGTTCAGAGTCAATAAGTGCAACAGCATATACTTTGCTCATTACTTCCCACTTTCTACGAACAAGCAAGTCCATAAAAACCAAGCCTCCATAACCATGTACAATGAAGGCAACATCCTTGCCTTCAGCCTTTGAAATGAAGTAATCCCAAATATAAGCCATGTGTTCTTCAGGAGTGTTGCTGCATCTTTTTGGAATACATTGGAGAGACTGCTGGAGAGATAAAAAGCTCTCAGTCTGAACCATTTTTCTGGAAGAGGACTCAACATTTTGTGTTAAAAGGcctttccactctttttctgtCTGTAGGTCCACAAAATTGTCATTGGGGTTTAGCACAATTACATCATAATGTGCCTGCAATGCCATTTGAATACATGGTATCTGACTTCCATGTTGGAGACCATGATGTATTACTGCCTGCTGACTCCACTGACCAGCTCTAAAGACCCCACGGTCTTGAAGAAGGACAAGAAGAGCAGAATGATGATTTGTTAATGCTCTCTCACTCATGAAAAAGAAGCTTCTTGGTTCCTTATCAGCCTCTGGTGGGATATATACTTTTTGTAATTTGCACACTTTTTCCAAAAGTTCATAAATGTATTGGTCAAGCAAAAGGCCAAGGGCCTGGTAGCGCTTGCTATTCCTCTCCAGGACATTTTTATAATAGTTAAAGACAAAAGgcctatgtgtctcagtgtgtctCAATTCAGCTTTTTCATTGAAGTCATATTTAAGTTCCTCTAGTAAATCAGATTGTTCGATAAATTTTCGGAAGCTCAGTTCCTGAGTCACTGGTAACCACTGAAAGTGAAAAGCAATATTATGTCAgtaccagaaaaaataaaataaaaatttcatcttGCTAAAGTCTTCCTGTGGGAAATCATACTGAATTAAGCACTTTAAGAAGACATTAACATTATGGTAAAgattttaactcaaaataattgTGAACGATGCAAAGTAGTGAGAAACTGAATACACTAAGGGACAATGGCCAGACCGTATATAAAaacagaactctgacccacaCCCTGCAGCAACTTGCCCAGGAAGCCAATCCCTTATCTGTTGATCCAATAAACAGCCCAGGAAGCCAGTCTTATAAGTCAGAATCTCAGGAAGTCAGACTGCTACCTCTAGTGACAATCTGAGAAGCCAAACAATAATTTCTGTTACAATGGGTCCAAAATGGCCAAGACTTGATTAATAACTTAGAGCTTCCCTAATTTTTATCCCTGCTTCCAGCTTAGGAAccaccagagaaagccaaatatgcacCCCTAAACAGTCACATAGGATGCCTCCCTTCTAGTTATCGTGCATTCAGCTTCCTCATGCCAACAGTGTCCGGTCAGGACATACCAGCagccttcccttttttttccactgcaaagctctcccactcctctgcctgcctttgggTCACTGCCAAAATGCaagtgatggtggctgactcccttgctatAGTGAGCTCAGAATGAATaggttttgcttttctcatttggttGGTCTTTATCTCCACAGTAAGCATTCAAACATTTTTGCTATTAAATAAATGGCAGGGGATGGCAGTAGAAGTGAAATGTGAACCAGGCAGTGTAGATGATGATCAATTTATCTACTAATAGAAGATATGGTTATtctgatatttgaaaataaaaaaagtgaCTGAGAAGTGAACTTAGTTATTGTCAACATAGCCCAAAGGGAAAAGACAAGACTTTGAAAGGTTAagtcctggaagaaaaaaatctcaaatagactCTATTctgaggcaaacaaacaaacaaacaaaaaacaacaaaagctaAGTGGCTTGTGCCAAACACCTGTTAAATAAATGATTGGGTACCGAGGCTACCTGACTCCAATTCATGTTCTTAACAAATTCATTAATACTCTCACTCCTTAATTTCTTAACACTCATACTGGCAACCACAACCTACTTCCAATAAATAGCACtcaaaatgattttcagtgccACTCAAGCTGCTATCAAGGcttaaggcaaaataaaaatggtgCTTGCTTGCTTTGATTTCTTAACTCTTTTCTCACTTTCTGAATCTTATTCCCTGATTCCCAATTAATACTTTATGAAGGTGTTTGGTTGTTCAAAGCATCCAACCTATCTACCctgctctctattcttttttttttttttgcggtacacgggcctctcactgttgtggcctctcccgttgcggagcacaggctccggacgtgcaggcccagcggccatggctcacggggccagccgctccgcggcatgtgggatcttcccggaccggggcacgaacccgcgtcccctgcatcggcaggcggactcccaaccactgcgccaccagggaagcccctgctctctattctttaaaaacttttttccttacAGTGTTGCTGATCTCAGGTGCTATTAtgtaatgaatatattttcccaGAGTGTAAATGACAGATAGGAGCCTCTGGAATTAGATTGATTTAGGTTTAAATCCTAGCTCAAAATTTTACGTTGAGTGACTTTCAACAGGTTTCTTAACCTCtatgagtttcagtttcttcaacttGTGAGTCTTAGTTTATGTTATCTAAAATAGCAATCCTTATTACCCTCTATCCTgctactctgctttatttttcttcatagcctaCATTACCACCTGATATATAattgtttgtatatttaaaaattatctgtctCCCCTCACTAGAATAAAAGCTCTATGAGAATAGGAACTTTGTTTAATTAACTGCTGTATCTGCAGTACTTGGAACAGTGtctgacaaatattatataaatattttttgaatgcatAAATGCAAAATAGGATAACATCATTTATTTCACAaggctgctgtgagaattaaattaactAATATAGGTAAAAACCATTAAAGGAATGTCTCACACATGGAAGTTTCTGTAAAGATAGGATGATCTTCCTTTTTGAGAAGtgtgaaataaaaaaacatatgtCTTGTCCAGCCTTCCTTATTCACACAACACTGTGATTTTTATCCACATTAATAAACATAGGCCTAGGTCATTCATTTTATCAGTTTATAGTGTTCCATTGCTTGAATATGCCAtggtttgtttaaccattttcCTGTTGAAGAATATTTAGGTTGCTCCAATTTTCCACTATTATAAACAAAGCTATAACAAACATTCTAATAGCTATATTTTTGTGCACATATCAAGAGTTTCTTAAGGcaatatacctagaagtggaatttctaggtcatatCAGCATCTTCCATTTtaccagatattgccaaattgttctccaaaaAGGAGGGTCTATTTTATACTTTGGCATGGAGGAGGAGGTTTGCCCAGAAAAGCAGCAATCTCTTAGATCTAAAAATACTTTGTTTATTCAGGTGCTGTGCTGGAAACTGCCTTTTCCTCTactgaaataaagagaaagatactGAATATTTAAAACTCAATGAACTAAACCTAAAccaactaaactaaactaaaccaaCGAACTAAAGAACCTTGTTAGCTAACTTTTCTTTCAAtcagagagtaaaataaaatgagtattttCTAATAGCACATAGTATACGGCATTGTTACTCTTTTTCACCTTTAAGTGCTTGTGTACCTAGTTGTTTGAGAAACAATTCTCAGGGGAAAAGAATGGGAGTTTGCAAACTGGAAAACCCAAATGGCACACATATATAAAGGACAGGTATAGGTGGGGTGAACAGGAGTAAGGTGCAGAGTATCCTGTAGAATGAAAAGGTAGACAATTCTTTAGAATTTATTGTAGCATATTTTGCTTGGTTAATGTACTCAAACTTGTAACTCTCATATCTAGCTGTCTACCTGATATATTTACTTGGATGTCAAATAGCCATTTCAAACTTAACACGTCCAAAGCACTCCCTTCAATCTACTCTCCCTCTAGTCTTTCCCATCTTATAAATAACTCCATTCTTTCAGTCGCTTGTGCTGcagccttcctttctctctttcacacTCCACATCTGATCAATCAGCAAATCTGTAGGCTCCCTTATTTGAAATATATCTCTAATATAACCACTTGTTACCT
This DNA window, taken from Physeter macrocephalus isolate SW-GA chromosome 1, ASM283717v5, whole genome shotgun sequence, encodes the following:
- the LOC102991914 gene encoding LOW QUALITY PROTEIN: putative protein FAM172B (The sequence of the model RefSeq protein was modified relative to this genomic sequence to represent the inferred CDS: inserted 1 base in 1 codon; deleted 2 bases in 1 codon; substituted 1 base at 1 genomic stop codon), coding for MRPKXGARGRRTKMKRGDGVKSGRGFDDSSEWVFDSQGPARPGNLPLCAPLHPTTPLHSPLPSPPPLPXPPEPEPEPEPEPSQLRAAAPVVACSPTLPEWLPVTQELSFRKFIEQSDLLEELKYDFNEKAELRHTETHRPFVFNYYKNVLERNSKRYQALGLLLDQYIYELLEKVCKLQKVYIPPEADKEPRSFFFMSERALTNHHSALLVLLQDRGVFRAGQWSQQAVIHHGLQHGSQIPCIQMALQAHYDVIVLNPNDNFVDLQTEKEWKGLLTQNVESSSRKMVQTESFLSLQQSLQCIPKRCSNTPEEHMAYIWDYFISKAEGKDVAFIVHGYGGLVFMDLLVRRKWEVMSKVYAVALIDSEHHVGHQLGSDIQLLAWIKHHCREWVTSPKPLDKPAATVLKKEFPMVSAGTEKHNLAPSSSLQSIFKYFRKALKAKAAINFSRVPIVTRSSTKRKQSA